The region ctctctctctcctttagAGAAGAGGAGGAACCAAAAACTACCATGCCTGTTCTTACAGAGACTTCAACAATGGCAGAACACATAAAATTGAGAAGACCCAGAAGTCAATTTGGCCTACTCATTTCAGAAACAGATCCAAACCCACTTGAAATCCCATCCATTATTCAATCCACTCGCTGCAAATCCACCAtttcttctctccttctctctactTTCTCCACCAATAATAACACCAACGCCATCACCACTAACTCAAATGAAACCATACCCTTGAACCTTCACAACAAGAAGAAAAATAACTTCACTTCTTCGACCTTCAGAGGACTAGGATGCACTGCAGGGTCCTCACAGCAAGTCTCTGTACCTGCTGTGATTCGTAGCTCGGCGGATTGGCAagggaagaaggtgaggaagaaAAAGCAGAAGAATAGTAATAGTAACAACAATAATGGCTCTAAGAACAGTAATGGCAACAAAGAGAGTGAAAAAGACAGAAATGCCCTTCATCAGGGTCTCGTGGATGGGTCTAATTCTGTTTTCAATTCTGCTAGTTGTGTGGATTTTCAAGATGTTTGGTGTGGTCCTGGAATTGGGTTCTCGGCCGATGCTGCTGCCTCGGTTGACTGTGTTGTGGCCAGGAGAAATGTTTCTGGAAGAGGTAAGATTGATGGAGATAAGATGACCAGCGGCCATAGAGATAGAGAGGTATAGCTTATATATGATTTCACATCTTTTGTGCCTTATGTCTTTATTCATGTACTTAGTCGACTTCATGTAAAGCTTCAGACTTCATGTGCTTTTGTTTTAAAACTTTGTTTCTTGTTGTTGAGTTTGATTAATGGTGCCTGATCTGAATATACTGTTTTCACTCAAACCTTGAGatatttcttattattattcgGCTGCAGGTCCGTGTGAACTCTGATAGCCTTGAACCATTTTTATATACacaatatatatgtacatatattctAATGCTTTACGTTTGGAGTCGTTTATGGCTCattatggtttggtttggtctTTTGGGCTTGTTTTGCCGTTAGTTTTATGTTGTTTAATATGGGGTTTGTTCGTTTTTGTGGGGTATGTTTTAGTTACTCAAAATATATCTCTATCGGTTAATGCGTGCACGTTTAAACTTTTAGTCAGTTATTATCGTAAATCAAATTCAGGGTTGATTTAATGGCATTGGTTATCTAATATTCCTATTCCTATTATTAAGGGGGGAGTAGTTTCTGGAAGGTGGGGGTGGGGGTAGTTATGATAAGCTTAGTGTGATCTTCAGCCAAAAggattttttttaggaaaaaatcaaaataaaatacctTCTTGGTAATCAAAGGATTTGCCTGTTTCATAATCAATAAATGAATCTCTTGGTTTTAGGTTTATTGTTTGTCTAGATAGGATTAGTCTCTTGTCTACCTTTCAGGTTCATTTTACAGAAACAAGTGTGAACTTGTTTCCTTTTGCATCCTTTTTTCTATCTCAGTTGGTTTTTATTTTGAGAAATTTATTGTTTTTTGATTACTTGTTTCttgttcataaaaaaaatcgaTCCTGTTAGCAGCGTTCTTATATAGCAAGGCGAACAGTCACCCCTGAACCTTCATTTTTTGATACTGAACCTAACTTCTTGTTGGAACGCCCCGGGTCAGAAGTTTTCGGAGCAAGGTATTTTCGCCATGTTCGACATCCTTCCCCTGAAGGCCTTGCTGAGGTATGTTACTTGTCTAgttgttttgtttatgtttaacCCTTTCTTATCCAGTTTTCCATTTGACCTAACTCTCTTGTTTAATTATCTGAATTTTTTTCCTTATTCTCATCCATATCTTTCTTGACATATTTAGTTTGCTTCACTATGTTTCATTTTAACTTTTAAGGATGCTTTTAGTAGTGGAGAAAATATTAATGAAATCCAGTACATTTCCCACCAAGGGATGCCTGATATAAGATTCATTGTTCCTCTGTAATCATTGTTTGCATCATCTTGTCATGAACATAGACTTATATAATTATTTGTACGTTATGACCCATGGCTCGTTTTCTTCTGGGTTCAAATTCCTCATGGGGACATATAAAGCAATATGCTAGAGTTCCATGCTTTGAAAAATAACCAGCTGTAGGTTATTTTTTACTACATAATTCTCTCTAAAAataatctttttcattttcagtTTATCTGTTCTTGTGACTCTGAGAAACTAACCATGCGGATGACCTGATTAAGAAATAGTTTGAGGTACCATTTCTAAAAAATAAGAGAAAGGATTAAACAACATTCAATTTTTAATTTTGAGGGTAAGAAATCAGACTTCTAAAGGAGGACATAGCTTAGTCACTAAATAGCGCAAGTTTGGGTCATTTAAATGGAGATGATATCTTCATCAGGAAAAAAAAGTGGAGATTGTTTTATGTTTGGTTATTAACTGGCACTATTTATTGACAAAGGACTTAAGCTTAAAATTTTGTAGTTTGTGTCAAGTAAAACATATTCTGTCGCATAGAAGAAGAATTTAGTTTCCTAACTTGTTAATTATCCGTTCAAATTTTGGCCCAAATAAACAGTCAGTTGCACCAAAGTATTCTTTCATGATGCAGTTTAACTTCAATTTTCAAGTAAGACAGCTTATTAATTCAATAGGTTGTAACTAATACAATGGTCAATCTCTTAATATGGATGCTAGGATTCAAATAATATGGAAGAAAGTCTTCCTTCTTGAAGTTTTTTCTTTAAAGTTGTAAATGTTAGTTCGTACTGCATATGGTTGATTGATTCCATGATTTCCATCTTCCTTTGGTGATGGTTGTAACTCGTGCCGAAAAACATGAAAATTATTACCAAATTGTATGACCACATGGGATGTCAGAATTGTATTTTTCCTGGTTAGATGAAGGTTGTTAGTAGCTTCTTTTGTTCTATTCGTTCTTAATGAAATTTGATTTGTTATGCCGTTGgaaattttatttgaaaatatttatcTGACATATTCTATATGATTATGTGGTCATGTCTTTATTAAAGTAATGTATCGTGAGAAAGTTTTTAGAAAGTTTTTAGATATGATTTCATCTATAAGTATTTTAAAGTACATACTGGCTGGGTGCAGATAATGATGCTCCACAGTGGTCTGCTAATGGGTAACAGAGTAGACATACACGATCGGTTTAGGGACATGAGACTTGATGTTGATAACATGTCTTATGAGGTATTCGTATTGTAATCTaccagtttttttttctttttccttttgtttttctcCAATGAGCTCTTCAATATGATTTTTGTCTAGTGCTAATTTGTATTTCATGGTTCTTTTGGTTTGGTGTAAAAATAGGAACTCCTTGATCTGGGTGAAAGAATTGGTTATGTGAATACTGGACTAAAAGAAGAGGAAATAGGTCGCTGCCTAAGAAAAATCAAGCTCTCGATTTCAAATGATTGGTCACGTTTGCCTTCACTAGCAGATAAGAAGTGCAGCATATGTCAGGTGAGCTTGCTTACTAAACTTTCTAGCAGCTCCTAATGGTCTTCATATATTTTTGTTTCTGTTTATGtagttgtacatttaattatgtTTATGTATCTATGAAACATGCTTGTGTGTACAGGAGGAATTCGAAACAGATGATGACATGGGAAAGCTGGACTGTGGACATGGTTTTCATACAGAATGCATAAGACATTGGCTTTCCCATAAAAATACTTGCCCTGTTTGCAAAGCAGAGGCAGTGGCCCGATCCTAGGGTTGGTGGGAACTTTTTCATCACCCTTGTCCCTTGGTGCGACTGGTTTTCGACACTGCTTTTTATCCCACAACATGGTGTATAGGTTTCATTTCATCCAAGCAATACAAGAACAAGTATTCATTCTTTTGTTTGAAGCTTTTccttcttatttttcttattttgaaaTGATGGGTTTTATCTATAATTTGGCAATATCTTCTTGtttcaatattttattttgtgcCTTCTGCAGTCCTCAACGAATTCCCAGGGCCTGCAATGTGAAATGCTTGTTTTTAAATCTAAATTCTTTTTTCCATTGGAAGCTACTACTATGGGTGAAGTTATTGAAAGCGTAAACATGTTGGAAAAGATTTTGCCATGTCAGATCTTTTGTCTCGAGACTCTTAACTAATGAATGCATAACAATGTTTGATTAAGAAATTTAAGTTGGAATTCGTCTTTTATTCTTTAGAGGAAGGAACTAAAATGTGTCAACCTACTTATAATCTACTTACAAGGGAATGCATGAGTAAACAAAATGTTTACTTAATATTTGGTATGCATACATTTAAAACctataaaaaaaattccatttggTAAGAGTCTGATGGACATTATTATGAATGTGTGGAATGTGTTGATAGAATATCAGTATGTGGGCTTTATTCTGTACCTACCAACCATACAATACTGCCTGTGTTGGTATTGTTAGAGAACACAAGTTCTATTTTAATGATAAGCAGACTAGGCTTAACTAGTATAGCTGTCCAAACTATACAAATGTGCCCGTCCAGGTGAAGATTTTAGGAAGTGCTCTCTTTCATTATCTCTTGTCAGAGTTCCAACATACCACAAATGAGTACTTAAACATGTCGAAAGCAGAAACAAAATGGAAAGAAAGTATTTTTTCAGTTCTTAAATTTGGAAGAGATACTTCAGCCAAGTAAGTGATCTTTAACAACCTAAGGGGTAGTGAAGGACAATCTTTTAGTACCATTATATATGGGTAGGATAATTGGCGTCATAAATACCCAatatttgtattttgttttagttgTATACATTTTTTTTGAGACAATAATATCCAATGTTTAATTGTTGACTCAGGAGACACATGTCAGCTTCTTATTGATATGTGTCTATCTGAAAAATCCAATAAAGAGCAAGCACATGTCTGTTTTGCGAACATTGAGTTTTATTGCcgcaaaaaaaacaaaaatattaggTATATAATTATAACATGTAAATATTGGGTATTTATATTGCCAATTTCCCTTATATATAAATGTGTATGTGCTCgttttattttttactttatattttagtaattcCACAATCTTCGGCCTTTGTCAgtcaaagaaaaaaatataataaatgatttttaattacaaattacaTAATTGAGATACACACACAATACTTTGCTTACAAGTTACAAATTGttgaattctttttttttttttttgaataaaagaGGATAGTTCATTAGAATCTATCAGTTTGTAATACATCCAACAACTCCTAAGGAGCACCACTCTCCCCATACCTACAATCAGAAATAAAGCAAGAAGCTCGAGTGAGGTAATGAGCTGCTTGGTTTGCAGATCGTTTAATAAAAAATAGAGAAACACCTCCCAAACTAGACAACAAACACTTACAATCAGTAATAATGAAACCCAATGATGATACCGTTTGTATTGGGCTTCTAAAGTGCTTGAGCCACAGTGAAGCAATCAGTCTCCAAAATTACCTTCTGCAACTGCTGCGTTTTCAGCTAGCTCAATGCCTCCATGACGCCCAATGCCTCTGCTAACTCTGGTTGAACTCTGCCATTAGAGCCACAAGTATTGGCTAAAACCAGTCTTCCCTCATGATCACGAGCCAGCCACCCAATACCATACCTCCTCCTTTCTTCAAAGATGGTCGCATCGACATTTATCTTAATCGTATACATTGGTGGTTTGGACCAAAACTCAATAAACCCAATACCATACAAATTGTTGAATTCTAGTTGTCAAGTAATTATGATTTTGGTTGGCATCACTTGTGCCTTTAGAGAGTTGCTTTATTGGGAAGAGTTTTTTCTACTGAAAAGCTTAAGTAAATAGTAAATCCATCCAAACTTTAACAGtgacttttaattttttttttagtttcaaaAGTGCTTATTTAAACCTAACCAACCAAAGCCTAAGCTATATTTTGCATCTCACATTTATTTTTGGGCCAAAGAAAATCTAAGGGCAATTTTACCCTAATGAAAAAAGCAATGATATAGAACGATCAGGTGTCTAATACCATCTTATGTTGATTGGGGCAATTTAGTATCGCGtcttacatattttattttcaattaaaatATATAGAACTTGAAACTAAATTGCACCAATAACAATATACCATGTAAGGTGATGTTGGATATCATTGGTGCCCCTTAGCAATACTCAATGATAAAAAAGTAGCCTGATTAGGATTTTAGGTTCTaactatgaaaaaaaaaattatgaaacaaCGGTGAAGAATTTATAACTAGGATTTAGGTTATAATGTTTAGCTAAATTAGGCATGATAATATACGTTTAGTAAGCTTCTAGAACCGTATAAAACCTTTGTTGAAATTCCTCTTCATTGATATGTTACTCTCAAGAAGAGAACAACTAAAAAATTATACAATGAACACCCGAATTGATTTTAGGAAGCCCTCACTTCCCTTTACAAAATGATCAACCTATTACCCCTATAAAGAGTTTGTATACACTTTATATACACAACACCCATTCGTAACCGAAATTTCCACTTTTTTAAAACATTAGCAAGTAATTAATTGATCAACTTTTACTTAAAGTGGAAATGTAAAAGTTCCTTGAGCACGTTGGACAGTTTCTACAGCAGATAACAGCTATGTTGCATCAATTTGTAACCGAAAATACGTATATGTAAATACATAAATACTTAAATGTTACACCATAGTTTTACATAATTTGGTTTTCTTAGTCTATGGGCCACACCCACAAATAAAACATGATTAGTAAGATTATCAATAGTGCAACCAATTTACTTGATTTATGTAaagtaagactccctcttaactTGAACCACAAATTTTTTTATACCAATCCTTCAAATCACGTTTTCAGGAATCACCTTCTTGCTTAAATTTCCTTCAACTGATGGTGATGAGTCTTCTCCCGAATATACTACTTTTTCCTCCAAAGAAAGTCTTTGCACTTGTCCCGAAGATGAACAGCAATTTCTTCCTTTCAAAGAAGCCTTGAACCAAATAGTACACAAGATGAACAAATAGGTTAAACAAAAACTAATCTAAGGTGCTAAACTCGTACCCACATAACAAAgaagcttttcaagctttaaaacTTTTGGATTACAAAAGATAAAACCAAAAATACACAAAATGACTCACAAAGGTAGTTAAAAAACAAATGACTTTAGTCATTTGGATTTATTGCTACTCAATGTCTTCATAGCTACACAATCAACCTGTTTAAAATACATTCCATTTATGGAACGAGCTGACCATTGCCAGGTTACTACATCAACTTCGACAGTTGACTTAGAAATCAGATTTTGAACTTAATACTAGAAGCTGACAAGGTCCATTCATTATATATCAATGTAATACTATGTTCAAATCTACATTGAATGATTATAGCTGGTGAACAAGAGATATCAAATAAACAAGGTAACAACGAAAATGTTGCAATCAAATCATGTAGTAAAAATGaaagtgatatatatataaataaaatttattactTATAAAAACGTGATAAGATAAAATCTTGTGTAATTGCAATATATAGCTGTCGAACCAAAGTCAAAAGAATTAGAAAAATATCTCTTGTTTATCACAGAGATATTCTAAGtgacatatttaaaaaaagtgAGATATTTGCTTAACTAAAAATAAtattcataattaattaaatgtCTTTCTTTTTGTAAATTCTGTAAACAAGAGACAAGAATAAATAATAAGATCACAAAAACATTAGCAAACAAAACTCTAATAATGAAAATTGCAAAACTGTGCATTTAAAGTTGCATGGGCAACCTCACATCTTGACTGAGCACCTTTTATGATTTCTAGACTGTCTTTCTAAGAGACTCACTGTAATGCAAAGTACAAACAGACCACAAATAAGAAAACTAGTACAGAAACTcggataaaaaaaaatcaagatgaAAGAAAGGATTTAAAAACTTGAAGAACACACCAATTCAAAAACAATCGTGAGTAGTCACTTTATTGATCATGTATCAATCTCAGTTACAAACCTCACACAACTCTCTCTAGAACATGAGTTACAACATATGTgaaaactgaagaaaaaattGATTTCTAGGCTTATGATTGAGTGGTCTATTTATAGCTAACTGTTTTAATGAAGCAGTAATAACGAATATAACTAATTGCCAAAAATAGAAAGCTTAGGGATGTGGTGATGTGAACCAATAGCTAACAAATCTCCACCTGTTACATAACAAGTACAGGGATCAattgtaactttttttttattttatagaaAATCAGACTAGCTGTTTTACTTCAACTGAATAAGGTCCAAGCAGTAGTAGAACTTGTTGCTTGGAAGAACTTTGGTAATCATATCCGAGGGATTATGCTCTGTGGAGACTTTCTTCACAA is a window of Humulus lupulus chromosome 4, drHumLupu1.1, whole genome shotgun sequence DNA encoding:
- the LOC133830924 gene encoding uncharacterized protein LOC133830924 isoform X2; its protein translation is MPVLTETSTMAEHIKLRRPRSQFGLLISETDPNPLEIPSIIQSTRCKSTISSLLLSTFSTNNNTNAITTNSNETIPLNLHNKKKNNFTSSTFRGLGCTAGSSQQVSVPAVIRSSADWQGKKVRKKKQKNSNSNNNNGSKNSNGNKESEKDRNALHQGLVDGSNSVFNSASCVDFQDVWCGPGIGFSADAAASVDCVVARRNVSGRGKIDGDKMTSGHRDRERSYIARRTVTPEPSFFDTEPNFLLERPGSEVFGARYFRHVRHPSPEGLAEIMMLHSGLLMGNRVDIHDRFRDMRLDVDNMSYEELLDLGERIGYVNTGLKEEEIGRCLRKIKLSISNDWSRLPSLADKKCSICQEEFETDDDMGKLDCGHGFHTECIRHWLSHKNTCPVCKAEAVARS
- the LOC133830924 gene encoding uncharacterized protein LOC133830924 isoform X1, encoding MPVLTETSTMAEHIKLRRPRSQFGLLISETDPNPLEIPSIIQSTRCKSTISSLLLSTFSTNNNTNAITTNSNETIPLNLHNKKKNNFTSSTFRGLGCTAGSSQQVSVPAVIRSSADWQGKKVRKKKQKNSNSNNNNGSKNSNGNKESEKDRNALHQGLVDGSNSVFNSASCVDFQDVWCGPGIGFSADAAASVDCVVARRNVSGRGKIDGDKMTSGHRDREQRSYIARRTVTPEPSFFDTEPNFLLERPGSEVFGARYFRHVRHPSPEGLAEIMMLHSGLLMGNRVDIHDRFRDMRLDVDNMSYEELLDLGERIGYVNTGLKEEEIGRCLRKIKLSISNDWSRLPSLADKKCSICQEEFETDDDMGKLDCGHGFHTECIRHWLSHKNTCPVCKAEAVARS